The Campylobacter concisus genome has a window encoding:
- the infC gene encoding translation initiation factor IF-3, with protein MSKENEVLLNEDIRAREVRCVGDDGTAYGVISRDEALEISNKLGLDLVLIAPDAKPPVCKIMDYGKFRYQQEKKQKEAKKKQKTIEIKEIKLSVKIAQNDINYKVKHASEFLQDGKHVKFRVFLKGREMSTPEAGVAMLEKVWEMIKDEADRDKEPIIEGRYVNMLVTPKKG; from the coding sequence TTGAGTAAGGAAAATGAAGTATTGCTCAATGAGGACATAAGGGCGAGAGAGGTAAGATGTGTAGGGGATGATGGCACAGCATACGGTGTCATCTCAAGAGATGAGGCTTTAGAGATCTCAAATAAGCTTGGGCTTGATCTAGTGCTTATAGCGCCAGATGCGAAGCCGCCAGTTTGCAAGATAATGGACTATGGTAAATTCCGCTATCAGCAAGAGAAAAAGCAAAAAGAGGCCAAGAAAAAGCAAAAAACCATCGAGATAAAAGAGATAAAACTCTCTGTCAAGATCGCCCAAAACGATATAAACTACAAGGTTAAACACGCAAGCGAGTTTTTGCAAGATGGCAAACACGTTAAATTTCGTGTATTTTTAAAGGGTCGCGAGATGAGCACCCCAGAGGCTGGCGTAGCCATGCTTGAGAAGGTCTGGGAGATGATCAAAGATGAAGCTGACCGCGACAAAGAGCCTATAATAGAAGGTCGTTATGTAAATATGCTTGTAACTCCAAAAAAGGGTTAA
- a CDS encoding YbaK/EbsC family protein, translated as MSEQIFNKIHDLLSKNGAKFRVIEHESARTSEEVAKIRGTKMSQGAKALVCSIKGIDEVKFREIFKDENVLEGYLLDDEKPAMKAGKIYLLAVLPADEQADLDALTQKFDGKKASLASPEEVTALVDCVFGSVPPFSFHKNLHLVVDESLLEHNEEIAFNAGLLDRSIVLNAKDYARIVKPVLVKFAKEKVLG; from the coding sequence GTGTCAGAGCAAATTTTTAATAAAATCCACGATCTTCTTAGCAAAAATGGGGCTAAATTTAGAGTGATAGAGCATGAGAGCGCGAGGACTTCAGAGGAGGTCGCTAAGATAAGGGGCACGAAGATGAGCCAGGGCGCAAAGGCGCTGGTGTGCTCTATAAAAGGCATTGATGAAGTGAAATTTAGAGAAATTTTTAAAGATGAAAATGTGCTCGAAGGCTACTTGCTAGATGACGAAAAGCCAGCGATGAAGGCTGGTAAAATTTACTTGCTCGCGGTTTTGCCAGCGGACGAGCAGGCTGATCTTGACGCGCTTACGCAAAAATTTGATGGTAAAAAAGCAAGCCTTGCTAGCCCAGAGGAGGTTACGGCCTTGGTTGATTGCGTATTTGGCTCGGTTCCGCCATTTAGCTTTCATAAAAATTTACACCTTGTTGTGGATGAGAGTTTGCTAGAACACAACGAGGAGATCGCCTTTAATGCGGGGCTTCTTGATAGATCTATCGTCCTAAACGCAAAAGACTACGCCAGGATAGTAAAGCCGGTGCTTGTTAAATTTGCAAAAGAAAAAGTGCTAGGCTAA
- a CDS encoding pyridoxamine 5'-phosphate oxidase family protein: protein MRRKDRELSREEAIEIIDNCEYGVISCVDDEGEIFSVPISPVRVGESIFIHGATAGSKAKLLQNGRKVEFVCVSFNKVPHLNDSELEMIKDDGKALGGKVFTTEYKSAIANTRAYEVKDEAKRYEILKILSQKYTAYAMSTFDVAAEYGLKNMKIYELKIESLSAKAKILPKAVKE from the coding sequence ATGAGGCGAAAAGATAGAGAGCTTAGTCGTGAAGAGGCGATTGAGATCATCGATAATTGCGAATACGGCGTGATCTCATGCGTGGATGATGAGGGAGAAATTTTTAGCGTGCCGATCTCGCCAGTTAGGGTTGGTGAGAGCATTTTTATCCACGGAGCGACCGCTGGCAGTAAGGCAAAACTACTTCAAAATGGGCGAAAAGTGGAGTTTGTCTGCGTTAGTTTCAACAAAGTCCCACATCTAAATGATAGCGAGCTAGAAATGATAAAAGACGACGGCAAGGCGCTTGGCGGCAAGGTCTTTACTACTGAATACAAAAGCGCCATTGCAAATACAAGAGCCTACGAAGTGAAAGATGAAGCCAAAAGATATGAAATTTTAAAAATTCTCAGTCAAAAATACACCGCCTACGCGATGAGCACTTTTGACGTGGCAGCCGAGTATGGGCTAAAAAACATGAAAATTTACGAGCTAAAGATAGAGAGCCTTAGCGCAAAGGCCAAAATTTTGCCAAAAGCGGTAAAGGAGTAA
- the gdhA gene encoding NADP-specific glutamate dehydrogenase, with translation MSEYIEQTMEWIKKTNPGQGVFVQAATEVLNSLEPLIKRESKYQKHAILERIVIPERTVIFRVTYTGDDGRPKVNNGYRVQFNSAVGPYKGGLRLHPSVDLGVLKFLGFEQIFKNSLTGVNIGGAKGGSTFDPKGKSEGEIMRFCQAFMSELYRHIGNTVDVPAGDIGVGAREIGYMFGQYKKLTGRFDGILTGKGLNWGGSLARTEATGYGLVYFTQNMLKKAGLSLEGKKCSVSGSGNVAIYTVEKLYQAGALPITVSDSNGYVYDAEGIDLAVLKELKEVKRARLSEYTKFRPNAKYVSVSEYKEGRNGVWDVPCDGAFPCATQNELHLADIKVLYANGCRFVAEGANMPSTLDAINFMLAQKDFHFAPAKAANAGGVGTSGLEMMQNAGMTSWSFEEVDRRLHGIMNHIFELSYETSKEFGDEGNLVLGSNIAGFRKVADAMIDQGYV, from the coding sequence ATGAGCGAGTACATCGAACAAACGATGGAGTGGATAAAGAAGACCAACCCAGGTCAAGGCGTCTTTGTCCAAGCTGCGACTGAGGTTTTAAACAGCCTAGAGCCGCTTATCAAAAGAGAGAGCAAGTACCAAAAACACGCGATCCTAGAGCGCATCGTCATCCCTGAGCGCACGGTGATCTTTCGCGTGACATACACGGGCGATGATGGCAGACCAAAGGTAAATAACGGCTACCGCGTGCAGTTTAACTCAGCCGTTGGCCCATACAAAGGCGGTCTAAGGCTCCACCCAAGCGTCGATCTTGGCGTGCTAAAATTTCTTGGATTTGAGCAAATTTTCAAAAATTCGCTCACTGGCGTAAATATTGGCGGCGCAAAAGGCGGCAGCACCTTTGATCCAAAGGGCAAGAGCGAGGGCGAGATAATGCGCTTTTGTCAAGCATTTATGAGCGAGCTATATCGCCACATCGGCAACACCGTGGATGTGCCAGCAGGCGACATCGGCGTTGGCGCTAGAGAGATCGGCTATATGTTTGGCCAGTATAAAAAACTAACTGGCAGATTTGATGGCATCCTAACTGGCAAAGGGCTAAACTGGGGCGGCAGTCTAGCGCGCACAGAGGCTACTGGATACGGACTAGTATATTTCACACAAAACATGCTAAAAAAAGCTGGTCTATCGCTTGAGGGCAAAAAATGCAGCGTCAGCGGTAGCGGAAATGTCGCCATCTACACAGTCGAAAAGCTCTATCAAGCAGGCGCACTGCCTATCACCGTCTCTGACTCAAACGGATACGTCTATGACGCTGAGGGCATCGATCTAGCGGTGCTTAAAGAGCTAAAAGAAGTGAAGCGCGCTCGCCTTAGCGAATACACAAAATTTAGACCAAATGCAAAATATGTAAGCGTGAGCGAATACAAAGAGGGCAGAAACGGCGTCTGGGACGTGCCATGCGATGGGGCCTTCCCGTGTGCGACACAAAACGAGCTTCACCTAGCCGACATAAAAGTGCTTTACGCAAATGGCTGCCGCTTCGTGGCTGAGGGCGCGAACATGCCAAGCACGCTTGATGCGATAAATTTCATGCTTGCTCAAAAAGACTTTCACTTTGCTCCAGCAAAAGCAGCAAACGCTGGCGGTGTGGGCACGAGCGGACTTGAGATGATGCAAAACGCTGGCATGACTTCGTGGAGCTTCGAGGAGGTCGATCGCAGACTTCATGGCATCATGAACCACATCTTTGAGCTAAGCTACGAAACAAGTAAAGAGTTTGGCGATGAGGGCAACCTAGTGCTTGGCTCAAATATCGCTGGCTTTAGAAAAGTGGCTGATGCGATGATAGATCAAGGATATGTGTAG
- a CDS encoding alanine/glycine:cation symporter family protein — protein sequence MPTNFAEILNNCVESINSFLWGPYFLIALLCGTGLFFTIRLGFVQIFKFKMGLGKLFGNFSLHGEAAGKAGMSSFQAVATAIAAQVGTGNLVGATTALIMGGPGAIFWMWCAAFLGMATNFAEICLAQIYRTKDDSGHTIGGPAFYISRGLKGKWAKFLAGFFAIAIIIALGFIGNMVQANSISDGFSGAFGIPQWLTGAFLALICALIFIGGVKAIARVAEKIVPLMALLYIVVGVVIIALNFHQIPEAISLIFKAAFDPSAAWGGATGASIAAAMRYGIARGLFSNEAGMGSTPHAHAAANVKHPVDQAVLGIMSVFIDTFVILNITVFVVLTANVISFENGKAVFTGITLVQEAFSSHIFGKTGGYSFVAICLFFFAFTTIIGWYYFAEINVRYLFGAKAVKIFKILVVVFVFLGSLQKVDFVWSLADMFNGLMVVPNLIAIILLSPVVARLLKDHDAGKEYDVKEYLK from the coding sequence ATGCCTACAAATTTTGCTGAAATTTTAAATAACTGCGTTGAAAGTATAAATTCATTTCTTTGGGGTCCATACTTCCTCATCGCCCTACTTTGTGGCACTGGACTATTTTTCACCATTAGACTTGGCTTTGTTCAGATTTTTAAATTTAAGATGGGTTTAGGCAAGCTTTTTGGAAATTTCTCACTTCACGGCGAGGCTGCTGGCAAGGCTGGTATGAGCTCGTTTCAAGCAGTAGCAACCGCTATCGCGGCGCAAGTTGGCACGGGCAACCTCGTGGGTGCGACGACAGCGCTTATCATGGGTGGCCCTGGAGCCATTTTTTGGATGTGGTGCGCAGCCTTTTTGGGCATGGCTACAAATTTTGCTGAAATTTGCCTCGCTCAAATTTACCGCACCAAAGACGACAGCGGTCATACGATAGGCGGTCCAGCCTTTTACATAAGCCGCGGATTAAAGGGCAAATGGGCGAAATTTCTAGCTGGATTTTTCGCTATCGCTATCATCATCGCACTTGGCTTTATCGGCAACATGGTTCAAGCAAACTCCATATCAGACGGCTTTAGCGGCGCTTTTGGCATACCGCAGTGGCTAACAGGGGCGTTTTTGGCTCTCATTTGCGCGCTAATTTTCATAGGCGGCGTAAAGGCGATCGCAAGGGTCGCTGAAAAGATCGTGCCACTAATGGCGCTACTTTATATCGTTGTTGGCGTGGTTATCATCGCTTTAAATTTTCATCAAATCCCAGAGGCGATCTCACTAATATTTAAAGCTGCGTTTGACCCTTCGGCTGCTTGGGGTGGGGCAACTGGCGCTAGCATCGCAGCTGCTATGAGATACGGCATCGCAAGGGGACTTTTTAGCAACGAAGCTGGCATGGGCTCAACTCCACACGCACACGCTGCTGCAAACGTCAAACACCCAGTCGATCAAGCCGTCCTTGGCATAATGAGCGTCTTTATAGACACCTTTGTCATCTTAAATATAACCGTTTTTGTGGTGCTAACCGCAAACGTCATCAGCTTTGAAAACGGCAAGGCAGTCTTTACAGGCATCACCTTGGTGCAAGAGGCGTTTTCGTCGCATATCTTTGGCAAAACTGGCGGTTATAGCTTTGTGGCGATCTGCCTATTTTTCTTCGCATTTACGACGATCATTGGCTGGTACTACTTCGCTGAGATCAACGTTCGCTACCTTTTTGGTGCAAAGGCGGTTAAAATTTTTAAAATTTTAGTTGTTGTTTTTGTCTTTTTAGGCAGCTTGCAAAAGGTTGATTTTGTCTGGAGCTTGGCTGATATGTTTAACGGACTTATGGTTGTGCCAAATTTGATTGCTATAATCCTTCTAAGCCCCGTCGTAGCAAGGCTTTTAAAAGATCACGACGCTGGCAAAGAGTACGACGTAAAAGAGTATTTGAAGTAG
- a CDS encoding replication-associated recombination protein A, producing MFRPKNLDEICGQKAVKAAFLKFIATSKIPHSIFYGPAGCGKTSFARAVASGANYDFYEFDGGNLKIDDFRKILKNYENALNKPLFFIDEIHRLSKTQQEALLIPMENYKALVIGASTENPFFTLSSGIRSRSMLFEFRPLSSGDFEELLGKIREQISFSIDEEAKEYLFKSSGGDARAMLNLLEFAVTLDENVSLENLKTLRQNALKEGAKEDDTHYELASAFIKSLRGSDENAVIYYLARLIDSGESADFIARRMAIFASEDIGNANPNALNLAASTLSVVKEIGFPEARIILAQCAVYLASSPKSNSSYNAINAALRYVQSEEILKIPPYLKNHTKESKDYLYPHDFGGWVEQKYLEKPLVFYKSKGIGFEKTLNEWLEKIRSKG from the coding sequence ATGTTTAGACCAAAAAATTTGGATGAAATTTGCGGACAAAAGGCGGTTAAAGCGGCATTTTTAAAATTTATAGCCACCAGTAAGATACCGCACTCCATATTTTATGGTCCAGCAGGCTGTGGCAAGACGAGCTTTGCAAGGGCAGTGGCAAGCGGGGCAAACTACGACTTTTACGAGTTTGACGGCGGAAATTTAAAGATAGATGACTTTCGCAAAATTTTAAAAAACTACGAGAACGCCCTAAACAAGCCACTCTTTTTCATAGACGAGATCCACCGCCTTAGCAAAACCCAGCAAGAAGCGTTACTCATCCCCATGGAAAACTACAAAGCCCTAGTCATCGGTGCAAGTACTGAAAATCCCTTTTTCACGCTAAGCTCAGGCATCAGAAGCCGCTCGATGCTCTTTGAGTTTAGACCGCTTAGCAGTGGCGATTTTGAGGAGCTTCTTGGCAAGATAAGAGAGCAAATTTCATTTAGCATTGACGAGGAGGCGAAGGAGTATCTCTTTAAAAGTAGCGGCGGCGACGCAAGAGCTATGCTAAATTTACTAGAATTTGCCGTCACGCTTGATGAAAATGTGAGCCTAGAAAATTTAAAAACACTTCGCCAAAACGCCCTAAAAGAGGGAGCAAAAGAGGATGACACGCACTACGAGCTAGCAAGCGCTTTTATAAAAAGCCTGCGCGGAAGCGACGAAAACGCCGTCATATACTATCTCGCAAGGCTCATAGACTCTGGCGAGAGCGCGGACTTCATCGCTAGAAGGATGGCGATATTTGCCAGCGAAGACATCGGCAACGCAAACCCAAATGCGCTAAATTTAGCCGCCAGCACGCTAAGCGTCGTAAAAGAGATAGGCTTTCCAGAGGCTAGGATCATACTGGCTCAGTGCGCCGTCTATCTAGCCAGCTCACCAAAGTCAAACTCCAGCTACAACGCGATAAATGCCGCCCTAAGATACGTGCAAAGCGAAGAAATTTTAAAGATCCCACCATATCTAAAAAATCACACAAAAGAGAGCAAAGACTACCTTTATCCGCATGATTTTGGCGGCTGGGTCGAGCAAAAATACCTAGAAAAACCGCTCGTTTTTTACAAAAGCAAGGGCATAGGCTTTGAAAAAACGCTAAATGAGTGGCTAGAAAAGATAAGATCAAAGGGCTAA
- the thrS gene encoding threonine--tRNA ligase: protein MSDIIAYKLNGEIVDTQSIAGRESSAEPIYFDNSKEALHVIRHSCAHLMAQAIKSLYPKAKFFVGPNVEDGFYYDFRVDDEGTKLGESDLAAIEDKMKELAEKKFDIVKTCSTKANMSEKFKNDDLKQEVLKRIPDGEVSSYAQGDFEDLCRGPHLPNTKFLKFFKLTRVAGAYLGGDESREMLTRIYGTAYADKESLKEHIRIIEEAKKRDHRKLGVEMKLFTFDEEVGGGLPIWLPNGGRLRSKLEQLLYKAHRDRGYEPVRGPELLKADVWRRSGHYANYKENMYFTTIDETEYGIKPMNCVGHIKVYQSDIRSYRDLPLKFFEYGVVHRHEKSGVLHGLFRVREFAQDDSHIFCMPSQIKENILEILKFAGTIMENFGFHYEMEISTKPAKAIGGDEIWETATKALKEALDENGFKYGIDEGGGAFYGPKIDIKITDALKRKWQCGTIQVDFNLPERFDLGYIDANNERQRPVMLHRALLGSFERFIGILLEHTAGELPFFIAPTQVVIVPISDAHLDYAKEISRELRKINVDSEIASKNESLNKRIRTAEKQRVPMIVVLGDNEVANKSVALRDRQARTQSDMSLAEFINLTKEKLSEVHF, encoded by the coding sequence ATGAGCGATATCATCGCATACAAACTAAATGGCGAAATAGTCGATACTCAAAGTATCGCAGGGCGTGAGAGTAGTGCTGAGCCTATCTATTTTGACAACTCAAAAGAGGCACTACACGTTATCAGACACTCCTGTGCGCACCTAATGGCACAAGCTATCAAATCACTCTATCCAAAGGCGAAATTCTTTGTCGGACCAAACGTAGAAGATGGATTTTATTATGATTTTAGAGTTGATGATGAGGGCACGAAGCTAGGCGAGAGCGATCTAGCAGCGATCGAAGATAAGATGAAAGAGCTTGCTGAGAAGAAATTTGACATCGTTAAAACCTGCTCAACTAAAGCTAATATGAGTGAGAAATTTAAAAACGACGACCTAAAACAAGAGGTCTTAAAAAGAATTCCAGATGGCGAAGTGAGTAGCTACGCACAAGGCGATTTTGAAGACCTTTGCCGCGGACCGCACCTACCAAATACTAAATTTTTAAAATTCTTCAAGCTTACACGCGTGGCTGGCGCATATCTTGGCGGCGATGAGAGCCGTGAGATGCTAACTAGAATTTACGGCACAGCTTACGCAGACAAAGAGAGCCTAAAAGAGCACATCCGCATCATCGAAGAGGCTAAAAAGCGCGATCATAGAAAGCTTGGCGTCGAGATGAAGCTATTTACATTTGATGAAGAAGTGGGTGGCGGTTTGCCTATCTGGCTACCAAATGGCGGACGCTTAAGATCAAAACTAGAGCAACTTCTATACAAAGCTCACCGCGACCGCGGCTACGAGCCAGTGCGAGGTCCTGAGCTTTTAAAGGCTGATGTGTGGAGAAGAAGCGGTCACTACGCAAACTACAAAGAAAATATGTACTTTACAACGATCGATGAGACAGAGTATGGCATCAAGCCGATGAACTGCGTTGGTCATATCAAAGTCTATCAAAGTGACATCCGCTCTTACCGCGACTTGCCGCTTAAATTTTTTGAATACGGCGTCGTTCACCGCCATGAAAAAAGCGGCGTGCTTCACGGACTTTTTAGAGTTCGCGAATTTGCACAAGATGACTCACATATCTTTTGTATGCCAAGCCAGATCAAAGAAAATATCTTAGAAATTTTAAAATTTGCTGGCACGATAATGGAAAATTTTGGCTTTCACTATGAGATGGAGATATCAACCAAGCCAGCCAAAGCGATCGGTGGCGATGAAATTTGGGAAACTGCTACAAAAGCGCTAAAAGAAGCTCTTGATGAAAATGGCTTTAAATACGGCATCGACGAGGGCGGCGGCGCATTTTATGGACCAAAGATCGACATTAAGATAACTGACGCGCTTAAGAGAAAGTGGCAGTGCGGCACGATACAAGTCGATTTTAACTTGCCAGAGCGTTTTGATCTTGGCTACATCGACGCAAATAACGAAAGACAGCGCCCTGTAATGCTTCACAGAGCCTTGCTTGGCAGTTTTGAGAGATTTATAGGAATTTTACTTGAGCACACTGCTGGCGAGCTACCATTTTTCATAGCTCCTACGCAAGTCGTCATCGTGCCTATTAGCGACGCGCATTTAGACTATGCAAAAGAAATTTCACGCGAGCTAAGAAAGATCAACGTCGATAGCGAGATTGCAAGTAAAAATGAGAGTTTAAATAAGAGAATAAGAACGGCAGAAAAACAAAGGGTGCCTATGATAGTCGTGCTAGGAGACAACGAAGTAGCGAACAAGAGCGTTGCGCTGCGCGACAGACAGGCTAGGACGCAGAGCGATATGAGCTTGGCGGAATTTATAAATTTAACGAAGGAGAAACTTAGTGAGGTACATTTTTGA
- a CDS encoding Ig-like domain-containing protein, producing the protein MSKVKGLIKSIIGTDAIVAVDANGNQRTLKAGDVIYDNEVIKEQDGVKVEVQAAQTQNENASDETGKEIASLQEQLLNGKDISDLEETAAGGTQSAGGVSSNGVSLGAAGFANGGHESNVNANFGDLSSQANASAEAFTNVSGGASEEGFSLDTLAAAIDNAYNNILPQPLEVTVTAVDDNVVTGNTDQAVSSNLDIEGNILEHENSQRTGLHITNDNTPTLVGKATSNATISIFDGEGENAPLLGTTTADNDGNWSYTPTSPLADGDHKFTIEASKVAANGEELKATSTQEITIDTNNNTLSITKISTDDFSDLSHYNTMYDSNKQYDFSPTIEGKAEPFADINLVIKTADVFYNDGLGNSWLGKAAQVVEELSAKADADGNWKVESSVLNNRDFEYTVQASSVDEAGNKYAEPQASTFYLPTEPIYLAPTDHL; encoded by the coding sequence ATGAGTAAAGTTAAAGGATTAATAAAATCAATAATCGGCACGGATGCCATCGTCGCAGTTGATGCTAATGGAAATCAAAGAACTCTAAAAGCTGGCGACGTGATCTATGACAATGAGGTCATAAAAGAGCAAGACGGTGTAAAGGTCGAGGTGCAAGCTGCGCAAACTCAAAATGAAAATGCTAGCGATGAGACTGGCAAAGAGATAGCATCGCTACAAGAGCAACTACTAAATGGTAAAGATATCTCTGATCTTGAAGAGACTGCAGCTGGCGGTACTCAATCAGCAGGAGGAGTAAGCTCGAATGGTGTTAGCCTTGGCGCTGCTGGCTTTGCAAATGGTGGTCATGAGTCAAACGTAAATGCAAATTTTGGCGATCTAAGCTCTCAAGCAAACGCTAGCGCAGAGGCTTTTACAAATGTAAGTGGTGGCGCAAGCGAGGAGGGCTTTAGTCTTGATACACTTGCGGCTGCGATAGATAATGCATATAACAATATATTGCCACAGCCACTAGAAGTAACTGTCACAGCAGTTGATGATAACGTAGTGACTGGAAATACAGATCAGGCAGTAAGCAGCAACCTTGACATCGAGGGCAATATCTTAGAGCATGAAAATTCACAAAGAACAGGTCTGCATATCACAAATGATAACACTCCAACTTTGGTAGGTAAGGCTACTTCAAACGCTACTATAAGTATATTTGATGGTGAAGGTGAAAATGCACCACTACTTGGCACGACAACTGCTGATAATGATGGCAACTGGTCATATACACCAACTTCACCTTTAGCTGATGGAGATCATAAATTTACTATCGAAGCTAGCAAAGTAGCTGCAAACGGCGAAGAGCTAAAAGCTACAAGCACGCAAGAGATAACTATTGATACAAACAATAACACCTTGTCTATCACAAAAATATCTACTGATGACTTTTCTGACCTGTCACACTATAACACAATGTATGATAGCAATAAACAATATGACTTTTCACCAACTATCGAAGGTAAGGCTGAGCCATTCGCTGATATAAATTTGGTTATCAAAACTGCTGATGTGTTTTACAATGATGGCTTAGGTAACTCTTGGCTAGGCAAAGCAGCTCAAGTGGTCGAAGAACTAAGCGCTAAGGCTGATGCTGATGGTAACTGGAAAGTCGAGAGTAGCGTTTTAAACAATAGGGATTTTGAGTACACAGTCCAAGCATCATCGGTAGATGAAGCCGGTAATAAATACGCAGAGCCTCAAGCATCAACGTTTTATTTACCGACAGAGCCTATATATCTAGCTCCAACTGACCACCTATAA
- the ung gene encoding uracil-DNA glycosylase produces MQINLDDVKIEPSWKEVLKDEFLSENFARIKENFLKAKSAGVVYPPSGLIFNAFNLTPFHDVKVVILGQDPYHGANQAMGLSFSVPSGVRVPPSLVNIYKEIYADLGIKEPNSGDLTKWAKQGVLLLNSTLSVSAGAANSHASFGWQGFTDAVIRKISENLQNVVFMLWGNPAKAKAPLIDASKHLILEAAHPSPLARGAFFGCRHFSKANIYLANHGKTPIEWDLNAQI; encoded by the coding sequence ATGCAGATAAATTTAGATGATGTAAAGATCGAGCCAAGCTGGAAAGAGGTGCTAAAAGATGAGTTTTTGAGTGAAAATTTCGCACGCATCAAAGAGAATTTCTTAAAAGCAAAGAGCGCTGGCGTCGTCTATCCACCAAGCGGGCTTATATTTAACGCATTTAACCTAACGCCATTTCACGATGTCAAGGTGGTTATCCTTGGTCAAGACCCATATCACGGCGCAAATCAAGCCATGGGGCTAAGCTTTTCAGTGCCAAGTGGTGTGCGAGTGCCACCAAGTCTTGTTAATATCTACAAAGAAATTTACGCCGACCTTGGCATAAAAGAGCCAAATAGCGGTGATCTTACAAAGTGGGCAAAGCAAGGCGTGCTGCTTTTAAACTCTACTTTAAGCGTTAGTGCTGGAGCGGCAAATTCTCACGCTAGCTTTGGCTGGCAGGGCTTTACAGACGCCGTCATAAGAAAGATAAGCGAAAATTTACAAAACGTAGTTTTTATGCTCTGGGGCAACCCAGCCAAGGCAAAAGCACCACTAATAGACGCCAGCAAGCACCTCATCTTAGAAGCAGCCCACCCAAGTCCGCTAGCTCGTGGAGCATTTTTTGGTTGCAGACACTTTTCAAAGGCAAATATCTACCTAGCAAACCACGGCAAAACGCCCATAGAGTGGGACTTAAACGCTCAAATTTGA
- a CDS encoding cytochrome c3 family protein: MNKLKFIAIFACLFSLHLFGADIPKGDLNVTKVVVSDELRAKYKIKPHHEHLSFDCVDCHQNQGDDPSKFKAIGDAGCLSCHKSKKLLAQRLKFMDTLKANPHNSVHDGPTLYCDECHNEHKPSTNMCAECHEHEVPQWMNGVTP; this comes from the coding sequence ATGAATAAGCTTAAATTCATCGCTATTTTTGCCTGTTTATTTTCGCTTCATCTCTTTGGTGCCGATATACCAAAGGGCGATCTAAACGTCACAAAAGTAGTAGTCTCTGATGAGCTAAGAGCCAAATATAAGATCAAACCTCATCATGAACACCTAAGCTTTGACTGCGTTGATTGTCACCAAAACCAGGGCGATGATCCTAGCAAATTTAAAGCGATCGGCGACGCTGGCTGCCTATCCTGTCACAAGAGCAAAAAGCTCTTAGCCCAGAGGCTAAAATTTATGGATACTCTAAAGGCAAATCCTCACAACTCTGTTCACGATGGTCCGACTTTGTACTGCGACGAGTGCCACAACGAGCACAAACCATCTACAAACATGTGCGCTGAGTGCCATGAACACGAGGTGCCACAATGGATGAACGGAGTAACACCATGA
- a CDS encoding ATP-dependent DNA helicase RuvA — protein sequence MNEQNLEYIANLKIKNVPWDRLSCSYGTAELFAQILNTLTKAVKKSKFDEKELSGLLDEIFGECEYQETFWHATPFALVFLVRIYKSALGEKGEAAKFISRKLEEFFKFMLEICEKIEQMDHAKPLAKMEQMLEPKYLEIVDQDELNYDDRLFYSFYYYSRMVLQGAFVKI from the coding sequence ATGAACGAGCAAAATTTAGAATATATAGCAAATTTAAAGATAAAAAACGTGCCATGGGATAGACTAAGCTGCAGCTACGGCACGGCGGAGCTTTTTGCGCAAATTTTAAACACACTTACAAAGGCTGTAAAAAAGAGCAAATTTGATGAAAAAGAGCTTAGCGGGCTGCTTGATGAGATCTTTGGTGAGTGTGAATATCAAGAGACATTTTGGCACGCAACGCCCTTTGCGCTCGTTTTTTTGGTGCGAATTTATAAAAGTGCGCTAGGCGAAAAAGGCGAAGCAGCTAAATTTATCTCACGTAAGCTTGAAGAGTTTTTTAAATTTATGCTTGAAATTTGCGAAAAAATAGAACAGATGGATCATGCAAAGCCACTTGCAAAAATGGAGCAAATGCTAGAGCCAAAGTATCTTGAGATCGTGGATCAAGACGAGCTAAACTATGACGATAGGCTATTTTACAGCTTTTACTACTATTCACGCATGGTTTTGCAGGGCGCTTTTGTAAAAATTTAG